Part of the Sphingomonadaceae bacterium OTU29LAMAA1 genome, ATCGGTTCCACCACCTACAAGGAATTCCGCAACCATTTCGAAAAGGATCGTGCGCTGCTGCGCCGGTTCCAGAAGATCGACGTCAACGAACCGACGATCGAGGATACGATCAAGATCCTCGCCGGCCTGCGCTCGGCGTTCGAGGATCACCATAACGTCAAATATACGCCCGATGCGATCAAGTCGGCGGTGGAGCTGTCGGCGCGTTACATCAATGACCGCAAGCTGCCCGACAAGGCGATCGACGTGATCGACGAGGTCGGCGCGATGCAGATGCTGGTGCCGGCGAACAAGCGGAAGAAGACGATCACCGCCAAGGAGATCGAACAGGTGATCGCGACGATGGCGCGCATCCCGCCGAAGTCGGTCTCGACCGACGACAAGGCGGCGCTGGAAAGTCTCGAGACCGATCTCAAGCGCGTCGTGTTCGGCCAGAACAGCGCGATCGAGAAGCTGGCGTCGGCGATCAAGCTCGCCCGCGCGGGCCTGCGCGAGCCGGAGAAGCCGATCGGCAACTATCTGTTCACCGGCCCCACCGGCGTCGGCAAGACGGAGGTCGCCAAGCAGCTGTCGTCGATCCTCGGCATCCCGCTCCAGCGGTTCGACATGTCCGAATATATGGAGCGGCATTCGGTCAGCCGGCTGATCGGTGCGCCTCCCGGCTATGTCGGGTTCGATCAGGGCGGGTTGCTCACGGATGCGGTCGACCAGAACCCGCATTGCGTGCTGCTGCTCGACGAGATCGAGAAGGCGCATCCCGATTTGTTCAACATCCTGTTGCAGGTGATGGATAACGGGCGCCTGACCGATCAGCACGGCAAGTCGGTGGATTTCCGCAACGTCATCCTCATCATGACCACCAATGCCGGTGCCTCGGACATGGCGCGCGAGACGGTCGGCTTCGGCAATCTGACGCGCGAGGGCGAGGACGAGCAGGCGGTGCAGAAGATGTTCACGCCGGAATTCCGCAACCGGCTCGATGCGATCGTGCCGTTCGGGTATCTGCCGACCGAGGTGGTCGCGCGGGTGGTGGACAAGTTCATCCTCCAGCTCGAACTCCAGCTTGCCGACCGCAACGTCCACATCAATCTGGACGATGCCGCGAAGAGCTGGCTGACCGAGAAGGGCTATGACAAGCTGTACGGCGCGCGTCCGATGGGTCGCCTGATCCAGGAAAAGATCAAGCAGCCGTTGGCCGAGGAATTGCTGTTCGGCAAGCTGGTCCATGGCGGCGAGGTGACGGTGCGGATGAAGGATGGCGCGCTGTCCTTCGCGATCGAAGCCGCGGCGCCCAAGAAGCCGCGCAAGAAAGGCAAGGCCGAGCCGGTCGATGCCAAGTAAGCGTTAGAACAACCTCCGAAACGGACCGGACTTTAGCCAGTTCGGTCCGCATCGGTGATAATGCTTTCGGGTGCCGACATTCGACGCCCCTACCCAACTGCTCCCCGACCCAGACGTTCGCGCCTCCAGCGATGCAAAGGCGCTGGCAGACGCGGCGGCCGGGCGGATGATCGACAGCAAGACGGTGGCCCGCTGGCTGGGTGGATGGCATCTTGCCCGGACCAGCTTCGACGACCTTTGCCACGTATCTCCCTTGCATCGTGATCGGCCTGCATCGCCCGATTCCGGCAGTGGGTTCCGCATCCGGTCGAACGACGCCGTCGGCGCTTTTCCCCTCATGTGGACCCAAACCGCGATAGACGAATGCAGTCGCATGCGACGGATATTCACTGTTATCAGCGACGAAGCGGAACCCCGTTTCGCCGCGGCCCTGGTTACGGTGATGGTGCGCCTGATCGTCGATGGCCCCGGTTGGGATAGCGGCATCGCGGACGTTCCGCTGCTGCCGCCATTCGCGCTACGTGTCATGATCGAGGACACCGGCCTGACGGTACTGGGCCCGCGACAGCCCCACATGCTGGTTTGAACGGTCGCACGCCGCCGGGCGGGTCTAGCGAAACGGCGGTTCCAGTGACTCCGTCCGCAGCGCGGTCATCGCAGCTTTCGTCGGGGTGGTCAGCGCATCGGGCATGGCATCCAGCGGAAACCATTCAGGTCCGTGGTGCTTCGCCGGCTCCATATTGCGCGGAGTTCCAGTGAAGGCATCGGCGCGATAGATCGGTGCGACCCAATGCGTCCCCCGCGCCACGTCGATCTGGTCGACGAAGCACAGCAAGCGTGCGGCGACCACGACGATGCCCAACTCCTCGACGATCTCCCGTCGCATTGCAGCCTAGGCTGATTCGGTCTGCACGTCCGGTGCAACGAACGCGTTCACCGGGATATCTGCCATTGGTATCGCCTGTCCTCGCCCGTTCCAGGCCAATCCTTCGTATCCCTGACATGCCGTTTACCAAAGCTTTGGAAACGATGACTTACTAGGGGTGCATGCCGAAGTGGCCTCCGATCCGGTGCATCGTTGCCACCCTGCTGCTGCTGCTGGCAAGCATCGTCGCTGCGCCGGCGGTCGCGGCTACCGGTACGCCGCTGCGGACCTGCATCTTGCCCGCAACATTGTTGTCCGGGATCGCTGGCGACGCGTTGCCAGGGGCGCTGTTCGCGCATCCCGACCGGTTCGATTGTACGACCAGAGCGACCGATTTCGGCGCGGGCGATTTCTGGGTCCTGTCGCAACCGCTGCCACAGGCTGCAGTGGGCGGCCCCGTCACCCAGGTCCGGCAGGCGAGCCTGTGGCAGAACCGGGTCACCCTCTACGTCCTGTATGCCGATGGCGCGATCCGGCATATCGGCTTCACCAGCGCCACCGCCGGTGAGCATCTGATGCTGGGCGCCGTGGTGCAGCTGGCATTGCCACGCCATCACGTCCACCCGACGCGGCTGCTCTGGCATATCGAGGGATCGCTCAATCGTCGTGGCGTACTGGTAGGACCGGCGCTGGTCGATCACCGCACCGCTGCCAATACCGAAATTACGATGGCGGCGCTCTATGCGGCCTTCGCCGGCATGTGCCTGGCATTGCTCGTCTACAATCTGGCGCTTTGGGCAGCACTGCGGCAGGCGTTCCAGCCGGCTTATTGCCTGATGGTGTTGTGCCTGCTGGCCTATGCCTTCACCTCATCGGGGCTGCTCGGCCAGTTGACCGGTATCGACAACAACGATCGGCAGCGGCTGAGCTATGTGCTGCTCGGCTGGTCCGCCGCGACCGCGATGGTGTTCGCCCGCGCATTTCTGGAACAGCGCGTCTTCGACGGCTGGCTGCGGCCGTACAGCAACCTCGTCATCGCGTTCCTGCTGATCGCCACCGGCAGCTACGCCATTCTGTCACCGCGCTTTGCGGACATTACCGATCCGCTGAGCACCTTCGCGTATCTGCTGGTGATCACCTGGCTGGTGCCGGTGCTTGTCCGCGCCTGGCGGCGGCGCAGCAACTATCTCTGGATCTTCGCCCTCGCCTGGGGCGCGCCGGTTGCGCTGGCCGGCGTCCGTGTCCTCGCCGCGTTCAACCTGATCGGCTGGCAGATGTGGATCGACAATTCGACGCTGCTGGCGATGGCGCTGGAGGCGGCGCTGTCGTCGCTCGGCGTCGCCTATCGCATTCGCCTGCTCAGCGTCGAGCGGGACGAGGCACGCGAGCAGGAGATCGCCGCCCGCCTGCTCGCCGCGACCGATCCGCTGACCGGCCTGCTCAACCGCCGCGCTTTTCTGGACAATGCGATCGGGCGGACGGAAGACCACCAGCTGATCCTGATCGACATCGACCATTTCAAGAGCATCAACGAGACGATCGGCCATGACGGCGGCGACGAGGTGCTGCGCGTGATCGCAAGGGCCTTGCGCGCCTCCGCGACGCCCGAGGCGCTGGTAGCGCGCGTCGGCGGCGAGGAATTCGCGATGATCGCTCCGGCCGAGGCGCCACTCGACGCGCGTGGCGTGCTCGACAGGCTGCGCATGGAGCGGATGCCGTTCGACCTGACCGTCACTGCCAGCATCGGCACCTGCATCGGCCCGCTGACCCGCGAGACTGACTGGAAGGCGATGTATCGCTGCGCCGATCGCGCCTTGTTCGAGGCGAAGGCGGCAGGCCGCGACCGCGTGCGTAACGGCGCGACGCTTGCCGACGCCGCCTGACGGGCCGCTGGCAGCCGCCTCGACTTTCTGCTACGCATCGTCGGGGAGGACATGCTGGATGACGGACCGTCGTAAATTGGCAATCGCCGCACTGGCGGTCGTGACGATCGTAGCGGTGCGCCACCCGACTCCGAACATCCGCCTGTTGACCCATGACGTTGGTGATACACAACCCCATCGCGTGCAGGCGGCGATCGACCTGGGGCTGATGGGCTTCTCCGTCCTTTATACCTGGACCGCGCGCCGTACCTGATTGATCAGCCGATCACGGTCTTCAGGTTCATGAATTCGTGCAGCCCGTATGGACCGAGCTCCCGCCCGTAACCCGACCGCTTGATACCGCCGAACGGGGCCTCCGGACTGGAGGCCAGCATCGCGTTCACCGCGATCATGCCAGCCTCGATATCCCGCTCGAACCGGTCGCGCTCGGCCGGGTCGCGTGTCCAGACCGACGATCCGAGGCCGAACGGCACGTCGTTCGCCAGCGCGATCGCGGCGTCGATATCGGCGGCGCGGAACACCATCGCGACAGGACCGAACAATTCCTCCTGCGCCGCCGGATGATCGATCGGCACGTCGACCAATATTCCGGCCGACATATAAGCGCCCCTGCCTGGCAACGCCTCGCCGCCGAACAACAGCTTGCCGCCGGCGCGCCGGATCGCCTCGAGCTGGCCGAGCGTGGTGGCGCGCTGCTCTTCGCTCGACAGCGGTCCCATGTCGGTGTCGCCGTCCATCGGATCGCCGGCCTTGACTGCGCGCATCGCCGTCGAGAACCGCTCCAGGAAAGCATCATAGACGTCGGTATGGACGATCATCCGTTTGGCGCAGATGCACGACTGGCCGGTGTTCTGCACCCGCGCCTTCACCGCCTGCTGGACCGCAGCGTCTAGATCGGCCGAGGGCATGACGATAAACGGATCCGACCCACCCAGTTCCAGCACCGCTTTCTTCAGGTGACGCCCCGCCGCCTCGGCGACCTTGATCCCCGCGCTCTCGCTGCCGGTCAGCGTCACCGCAACGATGCGCGAATCTGCGATCAGGGCATCAACCTTGTCGCTCTTGATCGCAAGGTTCTGAAACAAGCCGGCGGGCGCACCCGCCGCGACGATCATCCGTTCGATCGCCGCGCCGCACCCTTGCGTCAGCGAAGCATGCTTCAGCAACCCGACATTGCCCGCCATGATCGTCGGCGCGGCAAAGCGAACGACCTGCCAGTACGGGAAATTCCACGGCATGACGGCCAGTACCGGTCCCAGCGGCAGCCAGCGCGCGGTGGCGGGACCGTTTGGCGTCTGGAACGTTGCCGGCGCGAGCATCGCCGGTCCCTCCTGGGCATAGTGACGAAACGCCGCGGCGCATTTCTGCACCTCGGCGATGGCCGATGACAGGGTCTTGCCCATCTCGCGCGTCGCGATCTCCGCCAGTTCGCGCACATTGGCCTCGAACTGTTCCGCGATACGTTCCAGCAAGGCGGTCCGCTCGTCGTACGTCGTCGTCCGCCATCGCACATACGCGGCAGCGGCGCGGGCGATCTTGTCCTCCAGTTCGGCGGCGGTGAGCTCGGCAATGCTGGCGCCGGCGATGCCGGTAGCGGGATCGATACTTGTGAACATCAACGGCCAACGCGCCGCAATCGCGAGCGATCCCGCTTCTTGCACCCGCCCCGCCCGTGCCGCATAGCGACACGCATGGATACGCCGATCGAAACCCTGTCGTTCGAGGACGCCCTCAAGGAACTGGAACGCATCGTCGGCCGGTTGGAAAGCGGAGAGGCGACGCTGGACGAGTCGATCCAGCTTTACGAGCGGGGCGACCGCCTGCGCCAGCGCTGCGCGGAACGGCTCGACGCCGCGCAGGCCCGGATCGAGGCAATCCGTCTGGATGCCGACGGCAAGGCCGCCGGTACCCGCCCCTTTGCCGCGGGCTGAGGCGATGCAGCCTGCGTTAGCGGACGCCATGGCGACCGTGTCGGCCGACATCGACGCGCGGTTCGACCGATTGCTTGCGGTGCCGGACGATCCCCGGTCGAGCCTGTATGAAGCGATGCGCCATGCCGCGATCGGCGGCGGCAAGCGGCTGCGACCGCTGCTGCTGTGCGCCACCGCCGACCTGTTTGGCGTGTCGCGCGACTGTTCGGGCGAGGTCGCGACGGCTGTGGAAGCGATCCACGTCTATTCGCTGATCCACGACGACCTGCCGGCGATGGACGACGACGATCTGCGCCGCGGCAAGCCGACCGTGCACAAGGCGTATGACGAGGCGACGGCCATCCTCGCGGGCGATTGCCTGCACGCACTGGCATTCGAGATTCTCGCCGATCCCGATACGCATCCGGACCCGTTCGTGCGCGCCGATCTGGTGATGGAACTCGCTCGCGCGTCCGGCCCTTCGGGCATGGCGGGCGGGCAGATGATGGATCTGGTCGCCGAACGATCACGGTTCGACCTGCCGACCGTCACCCGGTTGCAGCAGATGAAGACCGGTGCGTTGATTTCTGTATCGGTCGAAATGGGCGCGATTCTGGGCCGGGTGCCGCCGGAGGGTCGCACCGGCCTGCGCGGCTATGCCCACGACCTCGGCCTCGCCTTCCAGATCGCCGACGATCTGCTCGATGCCGAGGGCGACGAGGCGATCGCCGGCAAGAAGCTGCGCAAGGACGAGGGCGCGGGCAAGGAGACGTTCCTGTCGCTGCTCGGCATCGACCGTGCGCGCGAACAATGCCGCATGCTGGTGGATCAGGCGGTGCAGCATCTGCATGGCCATGGGCCAGAGGCGGATGTGTTGCGCGACGTTGCGCGCTACGTGGTCGAACGGGACCATTGAGGCCATTCGGGGGCAACGAAATGAGTGAACGGATCGGCGTCTATCCCGGCACTTTCGACCCCGTGACGCTGGGGCATATGGACATCATTCGCCGCGGTGCGAAGCTGGTCGACAGACTGGTGATCGGGGTGACGACCAATCCATCCAAATCGCCGATGTTCACGATCGAGGAACGGATGGCGATCGTGCGCCGAGAGGTGGCAGATGTCGGGGGTGCGATCGACGTCGTCGCGTTCGATTCACTGCTGATGGATTTCGCCGAGCGCGAGGGTGCGAAGGTCATCATCCGCGGTCTGCGTGCGGTAGCCGACTTCGAGTACGAATATCAGATGGCGGGGATGAACCAGCAGATCAACCCGCGGGTCGAGACGGTATTCCTGATGGCAGACGTCGCGCTGCAACCGATCGCCAGTCGATTGGTCAAGGAAATCGCGCTGTTCGGCGGACCGATCGGGAAGTTCGTGACACCCGCCGTTTGCGAGGAGGTCGTTGCGCGAGTCGAGGTGCTGGGCCGCAAGGGCAGCTGATCCCCCCTTATCGTCGCTCAGGCTACATTGTTGTCAGAGCTCTTCCGACTGCCGGTTCCTTTCCCCGCCACCAGCAAGTCTCCGCCCCATTCCGGCCACGATGTTCAGTTTGGTGCAATCAGTGATTTGGTTTAAGCCGCCCGGCATCACCAGAGTTGGAAATTTCATGCGTCCGTTCGCCCGTTTGTTCGCGTTCCTCCTGTGCCTGTTCGCGGTGCCTGCATTCGCGCAGACGCTGCCGGTAGAGGTCGCCGGCCGCGCTACCCCGCCGCTGACCACCGACAAGGAAAATCTGTGGCTCCTCGACCTTTCCGACGGTGGACGGGTAACGATCTGGCTGCGTCCTGACGTGGCGCCGAAGATGGTCGAGCGGGTGAAGCTGCTGACCCGCCAGGGCTTCTACAACGGTCTTGCATTTCATCGCGTGATCGACGGCTTCATGGCGCAGGGCGGCGATCCCAAGGGCGACGGCACCGGCGGGTCGACGCTCCCCAATGTCGCCGCGGAGTTCAACTACCTCCCCCACGTCCGCGGCGTCGTGTCCGCGGCACGTGCCGATGACGAGAACAGCGCCAACAGCCAGTTCTTCATCGTCTTCCAGCCGCGCCTCAACCTGGACAAAAAGTACACCGTTTTCGGCCGTGTGATCGAGGGCATGCAATATGTCGACGCGATCGAACGCGGTGAGCCGCCGACGGACCCCACCAAGGTCATCCGCGCCTATATCGCCGCCGACAACCCTCCCCCCTACACGCCTGCCGCCGCGCCTGCGCCGGTAACGCTCGGCGCGCCCGTGACTCTGCCCGGCAGCAGCAGTCCGGCGGGCAAGGCCGTACCGAAGCGCGCGTCCGCCACCAGGGCACCCGCTGCCGCAAAGTGAAAGTCGACCTCTTCGATTTCGTGCTGCCGCCGGAACGCATCGCGCTGCGGCCGGCGGTGCCGCGCGACACTGCCCGGCTGCTGGTGCTTGATGGCAATGCGACGCGCGATCTGACGGTGGGCGATCTGCCCGACCAGTTGCGCGCTGGCGATTGCCTCGTCTTCAACGACACCCGCGTCATTCCCGCCCGGCTCGACGGCCGGCGTGGAGACGCGAAGATCGGCGCGACGCTGCACAAGCGCGAAGGGGCGCGACGCTGGCGCGCCTTCATCCGCAACGCCAAGCGACTGCGTGACGGCGACGCGATCGACTTCGGTAATGGTGTCACCGCTACCGCATCGGACCGTGCCGAGGACGGCAGCTTCGCGCTCGATTTCGCCGGTGACGAACCGGTCGAACTGCTGCTCGAGCGCGCCGGCCGGATGCCTTTGCCGCCCTATATCGCGGCCAAGCGGCCGACGGACGCACAGGACGCCGACGATTACCAGACGATGTTCGCCGCCGAGCCCGGCGCCGTCGCCGCGCCGACCGCCGCGCTGCACTTCACGCCGGACTTGATCGCCGCGCTCGATAAGGCAGGCGTCTCGCACGAGATGCTGACACTGCATGTCGGTGCCGGCACCTTCCTGCCCGTCAAGGCCGACGATACCGCCGATCACCGCATGCATGCCGAATGGGGCCGGATCGACGCCGCGACCGCCGACCGCCTGAACGCCGTCCGCGCCCGCGGGGGTCGCGTCATCGCCATCGGCACCACCTCGCTCCGCCTGATCGAGAGCGCGACGGGTGAGGATGGCGTCATCCGACCGCTCGCGGGCGATACATCGATCTTCATCACGCCCGGCTACGTGTTCAGGGGTATCGACGGACTGCTGACGAACTTCCATCTGCCCAAATCGACACTGTTCATGCTGGTATCGGCGCTGATGGGGCGGGAGCGGATGCAGGCAGCCTATGCGCATGCGATCGATCGGGGGTATCGCTTCTATTCCTACGGCGACGCTTCGCTGCTGATCCCTTGAGCGGGATCGCATGCCGGGAATGGCTATCGTCGTGCGGCGAAGCCGACTAAGCACATGCTACGATCGCAATTTCCTTTTGCGGACCCGGATTAGGCGCAGGAACCGTCAGTGTCGCAACAACAAGGATCAGTGTTCGCGTCCACCGGCATCGACGGGCTGGATGACATCCTCAACGGGGGTTTGACGCCCGAGCGGCTTTATCTGGTCGAGGGAACGCCCGGCACCGGCAAGACCACGCTGGGTCTCGGTTTCCTGTTGACCGGGGCCGCTGCCGGTCAGACCGGCCTGTATATCACGCTCGCCGAGACCGAAGTGGAACTGCGGGCGGTCGCCGACACGCATGGCTGGACGCTCGATCCGATCACGATCTTCGAGATGGTACCTGCGGACGGGCTGGGTGGCGATCACGAACAGACGCTGCTGCACCCCAGCGAGGTCGAACTCGGCGAAACGGTACGGGCGATCATGGCCAGGGTGGACGAGATCCGGCCGGCCCGCGTCGTCATCGACAGTCTGTCCGAGTTGCGGCTGCTGGCGCAAAGTCCGGTGCGTTATCGCCGGCAGATCCTGGCGCTGAAGCATTATTTCTCGACCCGCCAGTGCACCGTGCTGGTCCTCGACGACAAGAGCGCCTCGGGTGGCGACTTGCAATTGCACAGCATCGCGCATGGCGTCATCTCGCTGGAACAGACGCTGTCGGGTTTTGGGGCGCAGCGTCGCCGCATGCATGTGGTCAAGATGCGCGGCGTGCGCTTCCGCGGCGGTTATCACGATTTCGAGATCGAACGCGGCGGCCTGTGCGTCTATCCGCGGCTGGTGGCGTCGGAACATCACGATGATGGCGAGATGCCGTTCGTGTCTACGGGTTCACCGGCGTTCGATGCGCTGCTGGGCGGCGGCCTCGTCACCGGCACCGCGACGCTGCTGACCGGTCCGGCGGGCGTCGGTAAAACTACTGCAACGGTCCAATGCATGGTCGCCGCCCTGAAACGCGGCGATCCGGCGTCCTATTTCCTGTTCGACGAACGGGCGGCGACATTAAAGGCGCGATCGAAGGCGCTTGGCATGGATTTGCAGCCATTCATCGATTCGAGACAATTGACGCTGCGGGCGATCGATCCTGCGGAGCTGTCGCCAGGCGAATTCGCCGCGACCGTGCGCGCTGCGGTGGAGCAGGACGGCGCGCGAATGATCGTGGTCGACAGCCTCAATGCGTACCTGCAGTCGATGCCGAGCGAGCAGTTCCTAATCCTTCAGATGCACGAGTTACTGACCTATCTGGGCCAGCGCGGCGTGGTGTCGATGCTGATCTTGGGAATGCACGGCATCATGGGCGACGTGCGCGCCGACGTCGATCTCAGCTATCTCGCAGACACTGCGGTCCAGTTGCGCTATTTCGAGGCGTTCGGTGAGGTACGCCAGGCGATATCGGTCATTAAGACACGAACCGCGCGTCATGAACGGATGATCCGCGAATTCCGGATTGAGGAGGCGGGCCTGACGTTTGGCGAACCGCTGAAGGAGTTCCGTGGCGTGCTGACCGGCGTGCCGACGTTCCAGGGCGAAGGCGTTGCACTGCTGGCGTCGCACGATGCCATACCCGTGGGCGATCGTGGCGACGATATCGTCACCTGAGATGGACGGGGCCGTCCTGATCCTAGCTCCCCGCGGACGCGATGCGGCGGTGGCGGCCGACCTGCTACGGCGTGGCGGCATTCGGGCGGACGTCGTCGCCGATCTGCCCGCCCTGATGGCGGCATTGTCGAACGACGTCGCAGCCGTGCTCATCACCGAAGAAGCGCTCGCGGCAGAGGATCGGTCACCGTTGATCGCCTGGGTGGCGGCGCAACCCACCTGGTCGGACCTGCCGTTCGTTGTGCTCGCCAATGGTGCGCGTGGCCCCCGATCCGCAGCGGCATCGGAACGGGTCGGCGACCTTGGCAACGTCGTGCTGCTGGAACGCCCGCTGCATGCCGAGGCGATGCTCGGTGCGATCCGGTCGGCGATCAAGGCGCGAACGCGGCAATACGAAGTCCGCTGGGCAGCCTCGATGCTGGAAGCAGCGGTGAAGCAGCGGACCGCGGAGCTGGAGGCGGCGCGCGGCAGTCTGGAATTTGCGCTCGATGCCGCTGGCATGGGCAGTTGGGACCTCGACCTCGCCAGCGGCACAATACAGCGCAGCCTTCGCCACGACGAGATCTTCGGCTATGCCGAGCCGCAGCCGGAATGGTCGATCGAGCGGATGCTGTCGCATGTCGACCCCCGCCAGCGCGATGCGATCGCCGCCGCATTCGAAAACGCTCTCGTTATCGGCACGCTCGATATCGAATGCCCGATCCGTGGGGCGGATGGCAGCCAGCGGTGGATCACCAAAAAAGGCCGCATCCGCTTCGACTCGGCAGACCAACCGGTTCGTATGACGGGCGTCGTGACCGACATCACCACCCGCAAAGAGGCCGATGTCCAGCTGGCGCAGGCACAGAAGATGGACGCGATCGGCCAACTCACCGGCGGGGTCGCGCATGATTTCAATAATTTGCTCACGCCGATCGTCGGCAGTCTCGACATGGTCCGCCGCCGTCATCTGGATGACGAGCGCACGCAGCGGATGGTTGGCGGCGCGCTACAGGCGGCGGAGCGCGCGGCGACTTTGACCCAGCGACTGCTAGCATTCGCCCGGCGACAGGCGCTTCAACCCAAAGCGGTTGATATCGGTGCACTGATCGACGGTATGGTCGACCTGATTCGTCGTTCGCTCGGCCCGACGATCAAGGTGGTACTCGAGGTTCCGCCGAGCCTGCCGCCCGCCCGCGTCGATCCCAATCAGCTCGAACTGGCGTTGCTCAACCTCGCGATCAACGCACGCGATGCCATGCCCGGCGGCGGCCAATTGACCATTACGGTCGCCGACGCGTCGCTCACCCGACGCAACGCCATTGGCCTGGATGCCGGGCGTTATGTGCGGATCCTCGCGGGTGACACAGGCGTCGGTATGGATCAGGCGACGCTGGCTCGCGCGACCGAGCCGTTCTTTTCGACCAAGGGCGTCGGCAAGGGCACAGGGCTCGGCCTTTCGATGATTCACGGTCTGGCCGCGCAATCGGGCGGCACATTGACGCTGGCGAGCGAACCCGGTCAGGGCACCAGCGTGGAACTGTGGTTACCCGCGACGCAGGATGAGCCGACAGTCATTGCCGATCGGCGCAGTGAACCGATGCAGGCGCGGCGAGCCGCCCGGATATTGCTCGTCGACGATGAGGACATCGTCCGTTTGGCGACCGCCGACATGCTGCGCGATATCGGCTATCAGGTGGTCGAGGTATCATCGGGCAGTCAGGCGCTGACGGTGATCCGTAGCGGCGCCGAGGTCGATCTGCTGGTCACCGATTATTTGATGCCAGGTATGACCGGGGCGGCGCTGATCGGCGAGTTGCGCGGCCGCGGCCATGCCTTGCCGATGCTGTTGATCACCGGCTATGCGGCGACCGGAACGGACGTGCCCTCCGACGTACCGCGTCTTGCCAAACCGTTCCGTCAAGTCGATCTTGCGGCACAGGTCGACGACTTGCTGCACGTTGCGACGGACAGGAGCAAGGGACTGCGTATCGTCCGTTGAGCGACCGTGTCCATCCGGGCCTATCTCTCCTTAACCGTTTGCTTGCTAAGGCAGGCGAATACAGGGGCGATCTCGGGGCGGAGCGGGCGGTGGCATTGATGGGTTCGGCCGATCCAGGCCGCCGCAATACGGCGATCGACAGCGTCCGCGGGTTGCTCGTACTGGCCGTCATCCTGGGTCATTACGGAGAACTCGCCGATCGTACGAGCCTCTTGACCTGGCTCGGGACCGGGTTTCGCATGCCGCTGTTCATCGGTCTGTCGGGCTATCTGTTTAGCCTCGAACGCGCACGCGCGACGCCTCTGCCGCGATTGCTACGACGCTACAATGCGCGCCTGATCATGCCGTGGGTCGCTGCGTTGATCGTCTATCTAATTATCACCCAGCAGGTTGCGCTGCTGACGCCCTACACGATGCTGGTTCGTCCGCCGTATCACTTCTGGTTCGTGCCCGTACTGATGGCGTTCATCGTTGTGGCCGCGAGCAGCCGGCTGAGCCCGGTCGCGATGCTGGGGATTGCGATTCCCTTGAGTATTGGCGCGATGTACGTGTTTGGCGTAGGCCATGTCACGCAGGCGGCGCATGCGTCGCTGTTGGATCGTCGGTTTTTTATTTATCCGATCTATTTTTACTACGGCCTGTGGATTGCACGACGGGCGCCCGATCGCTGGCGTACTATCGCGGCAATTATGCTGGTCCCGATCGGTGTGGTCTGGTGGTGCAAGCTGTACGGTGAGCCGAACCTTGCGGGCGAGGT contains:
- a CDS encoding response regulator; translated protein: MDGAVLILAPRGRDAAVAADLLRRGGIRADVVADLPALMAALSNDVAAVLITEEALAAEDRSPLIAWVAAQPTWSDLPFVVLANGARGPRSAAASERVGDLGNVVLLERPLHAEAMLGAIRSAIKARTRQYEVRWAASMLEAAVKQRTAELEAARGSLEFALDAAGMGSWDLDLASGTIQRSLRHDEIFGYAEPQPEWSIERMLSHVDPRQRDAIAAAFENALVIGTLDIECPIRGADGSQRWITKKGRIRFDSADQPVRMTGVVTDITTRKEADVQLAQAQKMDAIGQLTGGVAHDFNNLLTPIVGSLDMVRRRHLDDERTQRMVGGALQAAERAATLTQRLLAFARRQALQPKAVDIGALIDGMVDLIRRSLGPTIKVVLEVPPSLPPARVDPNQLELALLNLAINARDAMPGGGQLTITVADASLTRRNAIGLDAGRYVRILAGDTGVGMDQATLARATEPFFSTKGVGKGTGLGLSMIHGLAAQSGGTLTLASEPGQGTSVELWLPATQDEPTVIADRRSEPMQARRAARILLVDDEDIVRLATADMLRDIGYQVVEVSSGSQALTVIRSGAEVDLLVTDYLMPGMTGAALIGELRGRGHALPMLLITGYAATGTDVPSDVPRLAKPFRQVDLAAQVDDLLHVATDRSKGLRIVR
- a CDS encoding acyltransferase — encoded protein: MGSADPGRRNTAIDSVRGLLVLAVILGHYGELADRTSLLTWLGTGFRMPLFIGLSGYLFSLERARATPLPRLLRRYNARLIMPWVAALIVYLIITQQVALLTPYTMLVRPPYHFWFVPVLMAFIVVAASSRLSPVAMLGIAIPLSIGAMYVFGVGHVTQAAHASLLDRRFFIYPIYFYYGLWIARRAPDRWRTIAAIMLVPIGVVWWCKLYGEPNLAGEVAASLLSSLALIYLLPRIRTIPYTIPVVAEIGRNSLFFYLWHPMLFGLWTNAGMVGLPMLATTILSLIALQMGLARHAGIAGVLGMIPRRPATADAATPIPLAAVSGSTT